In a single window of the Thermoplasmata archaeon genome:
- a CDS encoding LOG family protein produces the protein MPARKPENLEEAVDEAREILTANGQDLRSLLYRDILLNAIKCRRDDLDILDLKVINRAVAEFRHAARVFKPYRKVRKVSIFGSAREKKGSPYYELAVRLGRLLVARRFMVITGAAEGIMRAGIEGAGAENSFGVNILLPFEKGPSTLIQDDPKVIRFKYFFTRKVFFVMEADAIALFPGGFGTHDEGFEVLTLLQTGKAPPMPVVLMELPGEDYWETWDRFIREQLLARGFVSAEDLTLYRIVRSPEEAAAWIASYYSTYHSLRQVGDRLVIRLERELSDDQVRRLNETFHDLVASGKITKTSALREEADEPELQSKPRLVFAYDRGRAGRLNELILEINRLGRS, from the coding sequence ATGCCGGCTCGGAAGCCCGAGAACCTCGAGGAGGCCGTCGACGAGGCGCGCGAGATCCTCACCGCGAACGGGCAGGACCTGCGCTCGCTCCTCTACCGGGACATCCTCCTGAACGCGATCAAGTGCCGACGCGACGACCTGGACATCCTCGACCTCAAGGTGATCAACCGCGCCGTCGCGGAGTTCCGCCACGCGGCCCGTGTGTTCAAGCCTTACCGCAAGGTCCGGAAGGTCTCCATCTTCGGATCCGCGCGGGAGAAGAAGGGCAGTCCCTACTACGAGTTGGCCGTCCGACTGGGGCGGCTCTTGGTCGCAAGGCGGTTCATGGTGATCACGGGAGCGGCGGAAGGGATCATGCGGGCCGGGATCGAGGGGGCGGGGGCCGAGAACAGCTTCGGCGTGAACATCCTGTTGCCGTTCGAGAAGGGACCCTCCACCCTCATCCAGGACGATCCCAAGGTGATCCGCTTCAAGTACTTCTTCACGCGCAAGGTCTTCTTCGTCATGGAGGCCGACGCCATCGCCCTGTTCCCGGGAGGCTTCGGCACCCACGACGAGGGGTTCGAGGTCCTCACGCTCCTGCAAACCGGGAAGGCACCGCCGATGCCCGTGGTCCTCATGGAGCTTCCCGGCGAAGACTACTGGGAGACTTGGGACCGTTTCATCCGGGAGCAGCTGCTCGCGCGCGGCTTCGTCTCCGCCGAGGACCTCACGCTCTACCGGATCGTCCGGTCCCCCGAGGAGGCGGCGGCCTGGATTGCTTCGTACTACTCCACCTACCACTCCCTGCGGCAGGTCGGGGACCGCCTCGTGATCCGCCTGGAAAGAGAGCTGTCCGACGACCAGGTACGCAGGCTGAACGAGACGTTCCATGACCTCGTCGCCTCGGGCAAGATCACCAAGACGTCCGCCCTGCGAGAGGAGGCGGACGAACCCGAGCTGCAATCCAAACCGCGGCTCGTCTTCGCGTACGACCGCGGCCGCGCGGG